The sequence TCTGCATTATTCGTAACATTAGGTAAGCTCGTGAAAAATTCATCAATCGCACTAGAAACGTCATTACCTTTATCGGCTAATAAATCATTAATTTGTGAGATATTTTTGGTATAACTGTTTAAGGCAAATTGTTTTGACGTTGCTCGGTTCATTTGACCAGCAAGGAATTCATTATACTCACGATGAATTCGGCTAACATTAACACCATTACCGATATAACCATTACCGGTCATAGTGCCACTGTTTTCATTAAAAACAGTCATTTGACGGTTGTACCATTTTACATTTTGGTTAGCGATATTATTACTCACAGTGCTCATCGCAGCTTGTGCCGCATTAAGTCCGCTCATCGCTGTATTAATTAAACTGTTGGACATTTGTCTATCCTTTTACGTTTAGTCATCACCCGTATGCACGGAGCATAGCTGGCAAGTTAAATGGATGCTCTGGTCTTTATTATCGGTTCTTCCCCTCTAAACTTGAGGGGAAAATGATTAAAATAGATCGCTTAAATCGTGGGTGTAAGTTTTGGCAACTTGCTCCCCTGATCCTTTTAATTGACCAATAATTGAAACCAGTTTTTTCGCATAACCTGGGTCGGTGGCATAGCCGGCTTCCTGAATACGGTAAGCCGCTTGTTCAGGTGTTTGAGCTTGAGGTACTTTGGCGTAACGAGGACTTTCAGTGATCAATCTGAGGTAATCTTGGATCGCTTCAACATAGGAGCCATAAACACGGAAATTATCACGCATTTTTATCGATTTCCCATTGATCACTTCCGTTGTCATGATATTCGTGACAGGCCCTTTCCAGCGACTTCCTGCTTTAATACCGAACAGGTTATAACTCGGTTTACCATCACCGGTTAGAATTTCACGCTTACCCCAGCCTGATTCAAGTGCAGCCTGAGCAACAACTAAAAGATGGTGTACACCCGTACCTTCTGTGGCTTGTTTTGCAGGTCCTAACAGTTTTGATGCAAAAGAAGCACTGCTTTCAGATAACCCCTTAAGCTTACCTATCGTACTTTCAACGGCATTTTGATAAGGCTGCATCGCACGATAAATTTGTCCCAATGCTTGCGTTGGTATGGATTGGAAAATATCGCTACCATCTAATGGCATCGGTGTT comes from Proteus vulgaris and encodes:
- the flgJ gene encoding flagellar assembly peptidoglycan hydrolase FlgJ encodes the protein MKDLSLLSSMPTMSSPAYDSNALNKLKYQVGQNADQQGLRQVAQQLEGVFVQMMLKSMRDAIPQESMFNSESTKMYTSLYDQQIAQDLSQKGLGFADMIEKQLSAKVTMEPSEMAGKTPMPLDGSDIFQSIPTQALGQIYRAMQPYQNAVESTIGKLKGLSESSASFASKLLGPAKQATEGTGVHHLLVVAQAALESGWGKREILTGDGKPSYNLFGIKAGSRWKGPVTNIMTTEVINGKSIKMRDNFRVYGSYVEAIQDYLRLITESPRYAKVPQAQTPEQAAYRIQEAGYATDPGYAKKLVSIIGQLKGSGEQVAKTYTHDLSDLF